The genomic DNA GATGGATTCGAACCCCTCGCCTGTCTCCAGGGCCCTGATGAACGGGATGATCGTCTCCTCGGCCTCTCCGCGCATCACGAAGTCGCAGTGTTCCAGCGCCTCCTCCACGAGGAAGGAGACGTGGGGGCCCCCCATCACGACCGGGATGCCCGCCTTGCGGACGATGTTCGCCATCTCGTAGGCGCGCGGCGCCGTCGAAGTGATGGTCGATATCCCTACCAGGTCCGCGTCGAAGACATCGTCGTAGTCGATGCCCTTGATGTCTTCGAAGAAGACCTTCACCTCGAAGCCCGCGTCCCTGAGGATGGTTGCGAGGATCAGCGTGCCCATCCTCGGCAGCCCCCACTTCTTGTAGATGTGGGCGCCGGGGGCGCACGGTTCGATGAACACTATCTTGCGTATGGGCAGGCCTGACATGGTGTGTGAATAGAGCCGATTTCTTCGGATAAATCAAGTATTTCGGACGCTGCACCGCGCGAGGCCCAGCGAGGCCTCCATCTCGTCTGCCGCCGCCATGGCAAAGAGGGTGCAGTTGGTAATCCCCAGGGAGTCGATCAGGCGCTCCTCGAGGCCCTTTCTGACCACCGTGAGGGTATTGGGCGCCACGGAAATGGCCCGGCGCGCCGCTTTCAGGAATCCTTTGCCCTCTTCGAGCTCCAGGGGCCCCAGTTCGTCCATGACGAAGAGTTCCGGGGCTCGGGATCCTGGACCCGGGACTCGGCAGAGGCGCTCTGCCAACTCCGTTGTCCTCTCGAATGCAAGCCGGTTGAAGTGAAAGCGGCGCCAGGGGAACGAGCCCTGAAAGGGCCTCGCACGCGTGAAGGGGAGAGGCGGGGCGGGACCCCCTGCATCGATCGCCACGAAGTCGTGGCCCGCTTTAATGCCCGCGCGGGTGTGGGCCGGAGTGATCCATCCCCCCACCTCGCGGCCCTGTCCCATGATCCTCGTGACAAGGCCCTGCACGCAGGAGCTCTTGCCTGAATCGATCTCCCCTGTGAGAATGATGTGCACGCTGTGCCCCTGCTATCTTGCTGCCTTGTCCGAAAGGAGCGCGGATGCCGCCCGGCGCGCGGCCGAGAACAGCCCGAAGCGCGCGACCGCGGAAAACGCCAGCCCCTGCATCGCGATGGATATGGCGGGGTTCCAGATGCAGCGCTGCATGGCCGGGATAGAGTAGATCGGGGCGGAGAGGAACTTGAATGCGGCAGCGACGAGGCTCACGGCGAAGAGATGCATGGGTCCCACGCCCGACTTGAGGGCCATGAAGAGTATGGAGAAGCCGATCCCGGACATGATGAGGCCTGCGTAGGGCACTCTTACGACATGGAGCGCTCCGCCTAGTATCGCCTCGATCAATCCCCATGCGGCGCCGAATGAAAATATGAAGACAATTTGACGGACCTTGATCATCCATTCCTCCTCTTTCTCTCGCCTCTTAGCTTCTCAGCTTCTCAGCATCTAAACGTTGAACCTGAAATGCACCACGTCGCCGTCCTTTATGACGTAGTCGTGCCCCTCTATGCGGAGATGCCCCTCATCCTTGACCTTGTGCTCGGAACCGGTCTTGAACAGGTCGTCGCTCGAGTAGACCTCGGCCCTCACGAAGCCCCGCTCGAAGTCGGTGTGAATCTTTCCCGCTGCGGCAGGGGCCTTCGTGCCGCGCCTGACGGTCCAGGCGCGCACCTCCGGGCCGTCCTTGGTGAAGAAGGTGATGAGATCGAGCAGCTTATAGGCCGCGTGGATGAGCCTGGGCAGCCCCGGCTCTGCGAGGCCCAGGTCGTCGAGGAATGCGCGCTTCTCCTCGTCGGAGAGGTCGGCGAGCTCGTCCTCGATCGAGCCGCAGATCTCTATGGCCGGGGAGCCCTCCTCTGCGGCGTGCGCCAGCGCCGCCTTCACCCGCTCGGACGGCCCCTTCACGTCGCTCTCGTTGACGTTGAGAACATAGAGGACCGGCTTCGTGGTGATGAGCCCGGTGGTGTCCAGCTCCTCCCGCTCCTTTTCCGAGAGGGGGGCCTTTCGCGCGGGCAGCCCGGACTCGATCGCGGCCTTGAGATTCTCCAGCAGCGGCAGCTCCGCCCGCGCGGCCTTGTCGCCAGTCTTTGCCAGGTGGGAGGCCTTCTCGTGGCGCTTGGTGACTATCTCGAGGTCCGCGAGCGCGAGCTCGGTGTTCACGACCTCGATGTCGTGAACAGGGTCTATTCTGTCGTAGGAGTGCGGCACGTCCTCCGCGTCGAAGCATCGGACGACGTGGGCCACGGCATGCATCTCGCGTATGTGCGAGAGGAATCTATTGCCCAGCCCCTCGCCCTTGTGGGCGCCCTCGACGAGGCCGGCGATGTCCACGAACTCGACCTGGGTGGGGACCACGCGCTCTGGCTTGAATATCGAGGCGATCTTGTTCAGCCGATCGTCCGGGATGGCGACCATGCCCGTGTTGTGGTCCTTTGTGCAGAAGGGGTACTTCTCGGCAGGTACGTGGGCCGCGGTCATCGCGTTGAAGAGGGTGGACTTGCCCACGTTGGGCAGCCCCACTATGCCGCAGTTTATGCTCATGCGGCGAGAGTGCCAGAGCCCGGCTCCTAATTCAACGCTGTTTTACAGCCCGAATTCGAGCGTCAGGCCGGCCTGGCCCCCGAAGATAACGCCGAAGGAGGTCTCGTCGGCGCGGCAGCGCGAGCCGAGAGAGCCCTCCTGGGTGAAGGATGCGTTTCCGGTGCCGTCGGGCCTCACATGCACCCCGTCGCTTGAGCCGGGGTCGTAGGCGTACGCGCAGCCGTCGTCGGTGACCGCACCGACATACAGCCCCGCCTCAAGGGCGAGGAAAGCGCCGAGGCCCAGGGTCTTGCCGCCTCCTATGTCCCAGCGCTTGAACATTACCGCGATCTCAGGGGAGATCGTGAGCGCCGCCCCCCTCATGGACATGTCCATGGAGATGGGCGTGAAGGAGTAGGCGGTGCCGTCGGCGGTGACCGGCGGGTCGTTGAGCTCGATCGGGACATACGGGCTTGCCCTGTCGGGGCCGGAGATGCCCACGTAGTCGAGGTTGGCCATGAGCTTTAGGAATATCGAGTCCGATATGTCGCCCGCTGCACCGAGCCTCACGCCCGTGAACATCGCATGGCGGAAGCCGTGGAAGTGGGCGCCGAACGAGAACCTGGCGCCGCTCTCGAGCACGTTTGTGACCGCGTCGAACGCGAGCCCGAGGCCGCCCAGGCCCGACTCCACGCCCTCGCCGGCGAGGTCCATGAATATGCGGTACTGGGGGCTCGGGGCCATGTGCAGAAGCCAGGCCAGCTCGCGTTCCTTTGGAGGCTCCGGCGGAGCGGCCTTCTCTTCGGCATTCGGCTCCTCCTCCTCCTCCTCCTCCTCAACTTCCTCCGCAGCGGCGTCCTCCTCAACCCTGTATGAGGGAGGTATCTCGTCGTCCACCACGGCTTCCGCCACTGCTTCTTCCTGGACCGGCGCATCGAAGATGTCATCGGCCAGAATGTCAGCCGCCGTCGCGGGTGCCTGATCGTCTACTCTCATCTTTGTCCTCCATGGTCTCAATTCTGCATATCGCCCGGTCCCACGCCCCTATTCGCACTCTATCGATACGTTCCAGTAGTGCTCGAAGAGGTACGGGAAGTACATGAAGCCGGCGCCCGATACGGCGGTGCACTCGGTGCCGTTCCAGTCGTCGCAATCCACGTCCATGCTGACTGAGCTGTCCTGCGCGAAGTAGAGCTCGTTGGCCGTGGACAGGAGTATGGGCGTGGGGTCGCAGGTTATATCATCCGCCTCGGTCATCGGAAGGACGAGCCCGTCCACGAACGAGGCGACGATCGCGTCCCAGCTGCGCATGGTGATCTCTCCACCCAGCTCTCCGAGTGAACCCAGGAACTGGTATGTGCCGGTGAGGTCCAGGGCGTAGTCGGGCACGGTCTGCGCGTCCTTGGGCCAGGTGACGGCCGGGAAGGTTTGCCTCGATGCCTCGATGGTCGAGCTGGTGCCGGTCGCGGCCCTGAAGCGCATGGTCTGAGGTGAGCCCTGCTCCATGAACATCGCGTATTTCATGCCCCAGGAGTCCTCGGCAACGAGCCTGCATGAGGCGAAGGTGTAGGCGGCTGTCGTATCGGTTTCTGTCTCAGTCTCCGTTTCCGTTGCTGTCTCCGTGTCGGTGACGGTGTCCGTGTCCACTCCTCCGTCCACCCCGGCATCCATCGTTGAGGTGTCGGTGTCAGTGTCGATGTCGGTGTCCGTATCCGTATCCACGTCGGTGTCGGTGTCGATGTCGGTATCGGCGTCGGTGTCCGTATCCACGTCGGTATCGGCGTCGGTGTCCGTATCCACGTCGGTATCGGTGTCGGTGTCCGTATCCAGGTCAGTTCCGGTATCCGTGTCCGTATAGGTGTCCGTGTCGGTATACGTGTCGGTGTCGACGTCCGTGTCCGTGTCGGTATCGGTGTCCGTATCGGTGTCCGTGTCGACATCGGTGTCAACATCCGCGTCTGCATCGGTGCCTCCGAGCGGCGGAAGGTCAGGCAGCTCCTTCTGATCGGAGCAGCCGCTCAGGAGCGCGAACGGCAGGAGCGGGGCTGCCAGGGCTGCGAGCACCCAGTCGGTCGGGCTTTTGAAATCGATCTTGAAGTAAGACATTTTGTTCTCCTCCCTCTCGATGAGGTTCTTGATCAGTACTCGGTGGCCCCTATGTCCGGCAGGCTGTCGGAGCGTTCCTTGCCGTCGACATCGACCGCGACGCCGGTGCCCAGCGGCCCCAGATCCTTTGCCAGGGGCTGGTTATCGGGCATCAGCTCGCCGGCATCGGTGTCGAAGAAGGGCACGATCATCGCTGCATTGATCTGATTGTCGCGGCGGTCCACCTCGCTGGTCCCGCACTGAGGCGGCGGCATCGCCAGGTCGCACTCGTTTATAACCTCGAGGGCCTCGTTCTCCGCGGTATCATAGTAATATGCCATCAGCAGCGGGGTGGCGAAGAAGTCCTCGTTGACCAGATTCGCCACGATCCCCCTGGCGCAGAAGTTTGTCTGGCACGCCTTCCTCAGGCGGAAGAGGGAGTTTTTGACGTTGTTGCCGTAGACGAAGGCGATGTTGCCCAGGGAGTCGAACTGGACGTCCGAGCTGTCTGAGCCTACGGTGTGAAGCTCACCCTGGCTGCCCATGATGATGAAGGTGTTGTGCATCGCCGAGACGTTCGAGGCCGCGTTGAGGTTCGTGAGCTCTATGCCGGTCTTGTCCGAGTGGTCGCTTGGCGCCAGCGTCATCGTGAAGATGTTGTTAACCACGGATACGTTGAGCGGCTTCATCTGGGCCTGGACATCCACGCCCGTCGTCTCCATCTCGGTGTTGGCCGCGGGTACGAGCCTGAAGCGGTTGCGCTCGATGTCGAAGGTGCCGCCGGGCATGGGGCAGTTGATGCGCACGCCCGCGAGGCTGCCGGCCACGTCTTCAAGGGAGAACGTGTTGCCTGCGACCGTGTAATGCACCGCTTGGGCTGTGCAGCGCAGCGAGACGCCGGCGGAGGCGCTGGTCCCCTGGACGTCTATGGAGTTGTCCTCGACGACAGCGCCGGTGGTGTCGCCGAGCGCCACGCCCGTGAATACCGCGCTCGATGAGAGCGGGGCGCTGCCTGCGACCGCAACACCTCTGAAGACGACCGAGTCGCTGTCCACCGCCTGGAACGCCTTGAGATATGACTCGTTTCCTGGCTCGATGGCCACCGCGAGCGGACCCTCGAGCGCATCCATCTCCACGCCCTGGCTTGCGCCCACCGAGACCGCTATGTAGTCGTCGCACTCGCCGCTGTTTCTGAATGCGCTCGAGGAGATCGAGACCGTCTCGCTCCCCTGCACATCGACGTCGCGGCAGAGACCGCCGGCGCTCCCCGGCGTCACAAACGAGAGGTCAAGGAGCGCTATGCCCTGGCTGTCAGTGATCAGGATGCTGCGGGATTCGAGCGGCGCCGATCCCCCCTCTATGGAGAAGCACCGTACGGAGGTGTCGGAGATGCCGTCGGCGGTCATCGCCTGGGCCGCGCCTGCAGGCGCCTTGACGATAGTGCCCGCGTTGGATGCGGCGTACGTCACGTCGCCCTCTTCGTCCCACGAGGCGGCGCAGCCCCTGAGGTCGAGGCCGCCCTGCAGGGCGATCTCCTCCTCGTAAGTCCCCTCCATCACGAATATGTCGGAGAGTCCGTTCGCCGCGGCGATAAGGATCCCCCGGCCGATGGTCGCCACCGGCCGCAGCGGGCTTCCGCTGTTCGCATCGTTGCCCATGGTCCCGGAGACATAGACCGCGGTCAGCTGCTCGCCATCGTCCGGCGGCAGGCCGTCTTCGGTCACGGTGATCTCGGCAATTGCAGGCGCGCTGGAGTTTCCGGCGGAGTCGGTGACTATGAGCTGTATCGTTATGACCGTGGGCGTGCCGGGGGCAACGAACGAAGCCTCGGCCTCATCGGCCCCGGATATTTCGATCGGCTCGCCGGAGGTCTGGCTCCAGGAGAAGGTCGCGATCTCGTCCCCGTCGGGGTCGTAGGAGCCGCTCCCGTCCAGGGAGACGGTCTCGCCGTACGCCGCGTTGATAGGATCGGCCGCGATCACGGCGACAGGCAGAAGGTTCGATATGTCCGGATTCGGATCGAGCAGCGCTTCATCAGGGAGCTCCCCCCCGCCGCATGACGCCCCTGCCATCAGGATCAGAAAAGCAAGCGCGGCGAAGAGATATCCTTTGTGCCTCTCATCTCTGTTCTGCATAATGACCGGGCCTCCGTGAACGCTCTGTTTGTGCAGCGCCTCGAGTCGGCAGACACTAGCAATTATACGGCGTCTTGTATAGATTTTTATTATCCGACATGCGAGAATGGGAGCATCGCTTTAACTTATTGATATAATTACTAATTTTAATAAAGGGGCTAAATTGTGATCGCTTTGATTTGTGAAATATGAATTCATCTGGTCTGATTTTGATCATCTGGGCGATATGGAGGGCTCGATGTTCAGAAAGCTTTGCCTGCGCACGATCATCATCTGGTCCCTGCTCCCCCTGTGCAGCTGCGGCATAGTCGAGGAGAACATAGTCATCAATTCCATAACACCGTCCAAGGGCTCCACCCTCGGCAGCACCGAGGTGACGATAAGCGGCCGCGGCTTCGACAGCGGGACGACGGTCGTGTTCGGCGATCTGCAGGGCCGGATCGTGTCCGTGGAGGAGGGCGAGATCGTGGTCGAGTCGCCCTCGTCGGGGGGGACGACCGGATCGGTGGACGTCACCGTGACCAACTCGCTCGCCGAAACCGTTACGCGCAAGGGAGGGTTTACCTACGGAAGCATGCTGGCCGCGGTCAACTGGCAGTCGGACGACGTGGCACTGTTTTCCGTCGACAGCGAAAAGAGCGCGCTGGCCCCGTTTGCTGACTCGCCCTTCTCGCCGGGGGGGACCGCGCCGCGCGGGATTGCGCTGGACGTGGCGAGCGGCTTTCTCTTCGTCACCAACGGCAACAGCTCCACGATGATGGTCTTCGGGGTTTCCTGGGCAGAGGGGAAGCTCAACGCGGTCCCCGGGGCGCCTTTCGCAGTTGGCGCGGCGGGCCCCGTTGCAGTGGCGCTCGACACATCCCTCAAGTTAGCCTTCACGGCCAACTACACCTCGGACACGATGTCCGTGTTTTCGTACGATCCGAAGACCGGCGCTGCCATGCTCCTGGGCACGGCCCTGTCTTCGGGCGAAAAACCTCTGGACATCGCGTGCGATCAGGGGACGAGGCTCTTATTCGTCACAAACGAGAAGACCTCCAGGCTCTCGGTATTCTCCTACGAGGCGGACGGCACGAC from Pseudomonadota bacterium includes the following:
- the ychF gene encoding redox-regulated ATPase YchF, yielding MSINCGIVGLPNVGKSTLFNAMTAAHVPAEKYPFCTKDHNTGMVAIPDDRLNKIASIFKPERVVPTQVEFVDIAGLVEGAHKGEGLGNRFLSHIREMHAVAHVVRCFDAEDVPHSYDRIDPVHDIEVVNTELALADLEIVTKRHEKASHLAKTGDKAARAELPLLENLKAAIESGLPARKAPLSEKEREELDTTGLITTKPVLYVLNVNESDVKGPSERVKAALAHAAEEGSPAIEICGSIEDELADLSDEEKRAFLDDLGLAEPGLPRLIHAAYKLLDLITFFTKDGPEVRAWTVRRGTKAPAAAGKIHTDFERGFVRAEVYSSDDLFKTGSEHKVKDEGHLRIEGHDYVIKDGDVVHFRFNV
- a CDS encoding beta-propeller fold lactonase family protein, which translates into the protein MFRKLCLRTIIIWSLLPLCSCGIVEENIVINSITPSKGSTLGSTEVTISGRGFDSGTTVVFGDLQGRIVSVEEGEIVVESPSSGGTTGSVDVTVTNSLAETVTRKGGFTYGSMLAAVNWQSDDVALFSVDSEKSALAPFADSPFSPGGTAPRGIALDVASGFLFVTNGNSSTMMVFGVSWAEGKLNAVPGAPFAVGAAGPVAVALDTSLKLAFTANYTSDTMSVFSYDPKTGAAMLLGTALSSGEKPLDIACDQGTRLLFVTNEKTSRLSVFSYEADGTTTEAAGSPHDLGGTSPAGIALDHARRILYTANRGSSNIDAFTYDAAGVLTRVDGSPFRSNGTVPYDMAIDTARGLLFVANSGSNSVAAFNYNSVGELARVTAGETGSGGTTPVALALDTVNRALYIANRSSSDIQVKAYDDAGVLSNVEGPVDSGGIGPFNLEFIP